Proteins encoded within one genomic window of Bradyrhizobium sp. 186:
- a CDS encoding helix-turn-helix domain-containing protein: protein MAKQAASRTSNVRGSRTGRPIMVLLDLLGRRWSLRILWELRDAPLTSRALRTACDEASPTVLQARLTELREAGFVELGDAGGYSLTPLGRHLCETFMPLHRFAERWRK from the coding sequence ATGGCGAAACAGGCCGCCTCCAGGACCAGCAACGTCCGCGGCTCGCGCACCGGACGACCGATCATGGTCCTGCTAGACCTGCTCGGCCGGCGCTGGAGCTTGCGGATCCTCTGGGAATTGCGCGATGCCCCCCTCACCTCCCGCGCGCTGCGCACCGCGTGCGACGAGGCCTCGCCGACGGTATTGCAAGCGCGATTGACGGAGTTGCGCGAGGCGGGGTTTGTTGAGCTCGGCGACGCCGGAGGTTACAGCCTGACGCCGCTGGGCCGCCACTTGTGCGAGACGTTCATGCCGCTGCACAGGTTTGCGGAGAGGTGGCGGAAGTGA
- a CDS encoding NfeD family protein, with the protein MTDMFVSLGTWNWLIFGFILMALEVLAPGVFLFWLGLAALLVGLISFAVVVSWQIQLVMFAVFAAAAVPVWRRLARPKLGASASPFLNKRTEALLGREFTLEKPIIDGNGTVRIGDTVWRVTGPDTPAGTRVKVVQVDGANLTVAAA; encoded by the coding sequence ATGACGGACATGTTCGTATCGCTCGGCACCTGGAACTGGCTGATCTTCGGCTTCATCCTGATGGCGCTGGAGGTGCTGGCGCCGGGCGTGTTCCTGTTCTGGCTGGGGCTCGCCGCGCTGCTGGTCGGCCTGATCTCGTTCGCTGTTGTCGTGTCCTGGCAGATCCAACTCGTGATGTTCGCGGTGTTCGCCGCGGCTGCCGTGCCGGTGTGGCGCCGGCTCGCCCGGCCGAAGCTGGGTGCGAGCGCGAGCCCCTTCCTCAACAAGCGCACCGAGGCGCTGCTCGGACGCGAGTTCACGCTGGAGAAGCCGATCATCGACGGCAACGGCACCGTGCGCATCGGCGACACCGTCTGGCGCGTCACCGGCCCGGATACGCCGGCCGGGACCAGGGTGAAGGTGGTGCAGGTGGATGGTGCGAATCTGACGGTGGCCGCGGCTTAG